In Lacibacter sp. H375, one DNA window encodes the following:
- a CDS encoding lysylphosphatidylglycerol synthase domain-containing protein: MKQQPDLPRAWQQIKQAFTGNESWKLWLSVLLMPVNWGLETWKWYLLVNKFQPLSFQKAFESVLSGLSLAVNTPNRIGEYGGRVVYLKPDFRLKGVALTLVTSVGQLLITLLCGFIALLILRPRLHDVQLGGTHLSGILLQVFTWSVLFFIGLTGLFFFRMQMLAKAVQWIPGIKEKLSFANVLDGLQNRTYLVILFYSFLRFVVFALQYVLIWQALQVDIPWWEGFWSVALIFLIMAIVPGFAIADVGIRGAVALSIVSVFSVNSIAILAGTAGIWLLNLVVPALIGSLLLLTIKIFKER, encoded by the coding sequence GTGAAGCAACAACCCGACTTACCAAGGGCATGGCAGCAGATAAAACAGGCCTTTACCGGTAATGAAAGCTGGAAGCTGTGGTTATCTGTTTTATTGATGCCAGTTAACTGGGGTTTGGAAACATGGAAATGGTATCTGCTGGTGAATAAATTTCAACCATTATCGTTTCAAAAAGCATTTGAATCTGTGTTGAGTGGATTATCCCTGGCGGTAAATACGCCAAACCGTATCGGTGAGTATGGCGGAAGAGTAGTGTACCTGAAGCCTGATTTCAGATTGAAGGGAGTGGCACTTACATTGGTAACAAGTGTTGGTCAGTTATTGATAACATTACTGTGCGGCTTTATTGCCTTACTTATTTTGAGACCCCGGCTACACGATGTGCAGCTTGGAGGTACACATTTATCAGGCATATTGCTGCAGGTATTTACCTGGTCGGTTTTGTTTTTTATCGGCTTAACGGGATTGTTTTTTTTCAGAATGCAGATGTTGGCGAAAGCGGTTCAATGGATACCGGGTATAAAAGAAAAGTTATCGTTTGCAAATGTGCTGGATGGCTTGCAAAACAGAACGTATCTTGTAATATTATTTTATTCGTTTTTACGTTTTGTTGTTTTTGCCCTGCAGTATGTGTTGATATGGCAGGCATTGCAAGTTGATATTCCGTGGTGGGAGGGTTTCTGGAGTGTGGCATTGATCTTTTTAATTATGGCAATCGTACCGGGTTTTGCAATAGCTGATGTTGGTATCCGTGGAGCTGTGGCGCTAAGTATTGTGAGTGTGTTCAGTGTAAACAGTATTGCTATTCTTGCAGGTACGGCTGGTATCTGGTTATTAAATCTTGTAGTGCCGGCGTTGATTGGAAGTTTGTTGTTATTGACGATAAAAATATTTAAGGAACGATGA
- a CDS encoding DUF3108 domain-containing protein: protein MKITLILFSVVLLSFAPVSTQPETSDEFCASIRNFAWQNGESINYQVYYTLAGVYVHGGHADFHINLERYNGKAVYHLIGEGRTTSFFDGLFKVRDKYESFIDTSTLQPYKFVRNILEGDFKKFETVTFNQQANTATSQGGTFKTPECVQDVLSAIYYSRNIDFNKYKPGDRIPFNMFIDDKTYSLYVRYLGKEKIKTKYGKFNAIKFKPLLIEGTIFKGGEKMTVWVSDDANRIPVRIESPISVGSIKVDMMGYKNTRHKLNGLISTR, encoded by the coding sequence ATGAAGATCACTTTGATTCTGTTTTCAGTAGTACTGCTTTCTTTTGCACCTGTTTCAACACAACCGGAAACAAGTGATGAATTTTGTGCCAGTATCCGCAATTTTGCATGGCAAAACGGCGAATCGATCAACTACCAGGTTTATTACACATTAGCCGGAGTTTATGTGCATGGTGGCCATGCCGATTTTCATATTAACCTCGAAAGATATAACGGAAAAGCAGTTTATCATCTTATTGGGGAAGGAAGAACAACGTCTTTTTTTGACGGACTTTTTAAAGTGAGGGATAAGTATGAAAGTTTTATTGATACTTCTACATTACAACCTTACAAGTTTGTCCGTAATATTTTAGAAGGCGATTTCAAAAAGTTTGAAACTGTTACGTTTAATCAGCAAGCCAATACAGCAACATCACAAGGCGGTACCTTTAAAACGCCCGAGTGTGTGCAGGATGTGTTGAGTGCCATCTATTACTCCCGCAATATTGATTTCAATAAATACAAACCAGGCGATCGTATTCCCTTCAATATGTTTATTGATGATAAAACATATAGTTTGTATGTCCGCTATTTGGGCAAAGAAAAAATAAAGACCAAGTATGGTAAATTCAATGCCATCAAATTCAAACCATTACTCATCGAAGGAACCATTTTTAAAGGCGGTGAAAAAATGACGGTGTGGGTGAGTGATGATGCTAACCGAATTCCCGTTCGCATTGAAAGCCCCATTTCAGTTGGTAGTATAAAAGTGGATATGATGGGCTATAAAAACACACGTCATAAGTTGAATGGATTGATCAGCACAAGATAA
- a CDS encoding HIT family protein — translation MSIFSKIIAGEIPSYKIAENDRFYAFLDIFPLAEGHTLVVPKKEVDKIFDVDDADLAELLVFAKPIAKAIEASFKCDRVGIATIGLEVPHAHLHLVPINSADDLNFTRPKLKLTEEQMKTAQQKILQHLNKQSA, via the coding sequence ATGAGTATTTTTTCAAAAATCATTGCAGGCGAAATACCATCGTATAAAATTGCAGAGAACGATCGTTTCTATGCATTTCTTGATATTTTTCCATTGGCTGAAGGGCATACTCTGGTTGTGCCAAAGAAAGAAGTAGATAAGATTTTTGATGTGGATGACGCTGATCTGGCAGAATTGTTAGTATTTGCAAAACCTATTGCGAAAGCAATTGAAGCGTCTTTCAAATGTGATCGTGTAGGGATAGCAACAATAGGATTAGAAGTGCCACATGCACATTTGCACTTGGTGCCGATCAACAGTGCCGATGATCTCAATTTTACAAGACCAAAACTGAAGTTAACCGAAGAGCAAATGAAAACTGCTCAACAAAAAATACTGCAACATTTAAACAAGCAATCAGCATGA
- the ruvC gene encoding crossover junction endodeoxyribonuclease RuvC: MQSFSKIILGIDPGTVIMGYGLIGVRQQQLHLIEMDVLKLTKHKDVYIRLQLIHEKVKEVIETHKPTDFAIEAPFFGKNVQSMLKLGRAQGVAIATAMSAGLTVTEYSPKKVKQAVTGNGNADKEQVWKMLQHYLDFKAKPKYFDATDALSVALCHHFQTNKPLLKTAGKVKGWEDFIKQNPGRLKK; this comes from the coding sequence TTGCAAAGTTTTTCGAAAATCATTTTAGGAATCGACCCGGGTACTGTTATCATGGGCTATGGTTTGATTGGCGTTCGCCAACAGCAACTGCATTTAATTGAAATGGATGTGCTGAAACTTACCAAACACAAAGACGTGTACATCCGCTTGCAACTCATTCATGAGAAAGTAAAAGAGGTAATTGAAACGCATAAGCCCACCGATTTTGCCATTGAAGCACCCTTTTTCGGCAAAAACGTACAGAGTATGCTTAAGTTGGGACGAGCGCAAGGCGTAGCAATTGCGACTGCTATGAGTGCCGGATTAACTGTTACTGAATATTCGCCCAAGAAAGTAAAACAGGCTGTAACAGGAAATGGAAACGCCGATAAGGAACAGGTTTGGAAAATGCTGCAACACTATCTTGATTTTAAAGCCAAACCAAAATACTTTGATGCAACTGATGCACTATCCGTTGCACTTTGTCATCACTTTCAAACCAATAAACCTTTATTGAAAACAGCCGGGAAGGTAAAAGGATGGGAAGATTTTATTAAACAAAACCCGGGAAGGTTAAAAAAATAA
- the greA gene encoding transcription elongation factor GreA, whose translation MSVQYVTKETLERLQAELQHMRGVERPAASKAIAEAREKGDLKENAEYDAAKEAQGMLEAKISQLEGVLATARVLDESTIDTSRVAILTKVTITNLATKKKITYQIVSEQEADLKAGKISVTSPIGKGLLGKEVGEVAEVQVPAGVVKFKVEDIFV comes from the coding sequence ATGAGCGTTCAATATGTTACAAAAGAAACACTTGAAAGATTGCAGGCCGAGTTACAACACATGCGTGGAGTAGAACGACCGGCTGCATCAAAAGCTATTGCAGAAGCACGTGAAAAAGGCGATTTGAAAGAGAATGCTGAATACGATGCTGCCAAAGAGGCGCAGGGTATGCTGGAGGCAAAGATCAGCCAGCTTGAAGGTGTGCTTGCTACTGCACGTGTGTTGGATGAAAGTACCATTGATACAAGTCGTGTTGCTATATTAACCAAGGTGACCATCACCAATCTAGCTACCAAGAAAAAAATTACTTACCAGATCGTTAGTGAACAGGAGGCTGATCTGAAAGCCGGGAAGATATCTGTAACATCACCTATCGGCAAAGGATTACTTGGCAAGGAAGTGGGCGAGGTGGCAGAAGTGCAGGTACCAGCAGGTGTCGTAAAATTTAAAGTAGAAGATATCTTCGTTTAA
- a CDS encoding MFS transporter: protein MQTASKKIVNGWAMYDWANSVYNLVITTTFFPAYYAAVTGIKNFPDGITLFGRNFVNTELKDYVLATGFLLIALLSPILSSIADYKGNKKNFMRFFCYLGAISCSLMFFFDKNNVMLGLVCFMFAGIGFYGSQVFYNSYLPEIAAEEDMDRISAKGFTMGYIGSVLLQMVGFGLVVVMKEDPSLPLKITFLLVGVWWVTFAQIPFSRLPNRSDKSERKLKKHVLVNGFHELQLVWKQVIKMPVLKRFLTAFFFYSMGVQTVLLVAIDFGIKILNLENVKLIITAVLLQVVAIVGALLMSRLSGRFGNIRVLIFTVLLWVCACIGGYYIQTEMHFYIVASFVGLVMGGIQALSRATYAKLMPQTKDTASFFSFYDVTEKFAIVIGLFSFGIIEGLTKDMRNSILVLIIFFVLGLLFLLHTLVTQRKEQTKLI, encoded by the coding sequence ATGCAGACTGCATCAAAAAAAATTGTGAACGGCTGGGCTATGTACGACTGGGCCAACAGTGTTTACAATCTTGTGATCACTACCACTTTCTTTCCTGCTTATTATGCCGCTGTAACGGGCATCAAAAATTTCCCTGATGGCATAACGTTGTTCGGAAGAAACTTTGTAAACACAGAATTGAAAGATTATGTGTTAGCAACAGGTTTTTTACTGATCGCATTATTATCGCCCATACTTTCATCTATTGCCGATTATAAAGGCAACAAGAAGAACTTCATGCGCTTCTTTTGTTATTTAGGTGCAATCAGTTGTTCACTCATGTTCTTTTTTGATAAGAATAACGTGATGCTCGGTCTGGTGTGCTTTATGTTTGCCGGAATTGGTTTTTACGGCTCACAAGTATTTTATAATTCTTACCTGCCCGAAATTGCTGCGGAAGAAGATATGGACCGCATCAGTGCAAAAGGGTTTACCATGGGTTATATCGGCAGTGTGTTATTGCAGATGGTTGGTTTTGGATTAGTGGTTGTGATGAAAGAAGATCCTTCACTTCCATTAAAGATCACTTTCTTACTGGTGGGTGTTTGGTGGGTTACATTTGCACAAATTCCATTCAGTCGTTTACCTAACCGTAGCGATAAAAGCGAACGTAAACTCAAGAAACATGTATTGGTGAATGGATTTCATGAATTGCAGCTGGTGTGGAAACAGGTAATCAAAATGCCGGTGTTGAAACGATTTTTAACTGCTTTCTTTTTTTACAGCATGGGTGTGCAAACTGTATTACTTGTGGCCATTGATTTTGGCATCAAGATCCTGAATCTTGAAAATGTAAAACTCATTATTACAGCAGTGTTATTACAGGTAGTGGCAATCGTTGGTGCACTCCTGATGTCGAGGCTATCAGGAAGGTTTGGCAATATTCGTGTGCTCATCTTTACCGTATTGTTATGGGTGTGCGCATGTATTGGTGGTTACTATATTCAAACTGAAATGCATTTTTATATTGTGGCTTCGTTTGTTGGTTTGGTGATGGGTGGCATACAGGCATTGAGCCGTGCTACTTATGCCAAGTTAATGCCGCAAACAAAAGACACTGCATCGTTCTTTAGTTTTTATGATGTAACAGAGAAGTTTGCGATTGTAATTGGCCTGTTCTCTTTCGGCATAATTGAAGGTCTCACAAAAGACATGCGCAACTCAATTTTAGTACTCATTATTTTCTTTGTGCTTGGTCTGCTGTTTCTCTTGCACACCTTGGTTACTCAAAGAAAAGAACAAACAAAGCTGATATGA
- a CDS encoding DUF2911 domain-containing protein, producing MKKIAFILALSFAALTGSTQEKNVNYNPNAKKDTTKKSIKCAAVGKIGSGNVRINYYSPGVRGRIIWGGVVPLDEVWVTGAHSATNIEISKAFRIGNKTIPAGKYAIFTIPSKTEWIFILNKNYDQHLTDDYDAKDDIIRLKVKPVALAKPLERLQYFVGNNKLSIGWDKVKIDVPLTIVN from the coding sequence ATGAAAAAAATCGCTTTTATACTTGCTTTGAGCTTTGCCGCTTTAACCGGCAGTACCCAGGAAAAGAATGTTAACTATAATCCCAACGCAAAAAAAGATACCACGAAAAAAAGTATCAAATGTGCAGCTGTTGGAAAGATCGGTTCGGGAAATGTGCGCATCAACTATTATTCACCGGGTGTGCGTGGTCGCATTATTTGGGGAGGTGTGGTACCGCTGGATGAAGTATGGGTAACTGGTGCGCACTCTGCAACAAATATTGAAATAAGCAAAGCATTTCGCATTGGCAATAAAACTATACCGGCGGGCAAGTATGCTATTTTCACCATCCCATCGAAAACAGAATGGATCTTTATTCTCAATAAGAATTACGACCAACACCTCACTGATGATTATGATGCGAAGGATGATATCATTCGATTAAAAGTAAAACCTGTAGCCCTTGCAAAACCATTGGAGCGGTTGCAATACTTTGTTGGGAATAATAAACTCAGTATAGGTTGGGACAAAGTGAAAATAGATGTTCCCTTAACGATTGTAAACTAA
- a CDS encoding MBL fold metallo-hydrolase, producing MKLYSIETGYFKLDGGAMFGVVPKVMWNKLNPADENNLCSWAMRCLLIEDGNRLILIDNGIGDKQDEKFLGHYYLHGDDTLDKSLAKHGFSKDDITDVFLTHLHFDHCGGSIKREGDKLVPAFKNATFWSNEQHWEWATKPNDREKASFLKENILPIEESGQLKFIVPGESQFHQLSSSVFNENMSVRFVNGHTESMMLPQINYNGKTIVYMADLLPAAAHIPIPYVMAYDMFPLTTLNEKKSFLTEAVENDYILFFEHDPQIECCNLQKTEKGVRMKERFRLDEI from the coding sequence ATGAAACTCTATTCAATCGAAACCGGTTATTTCAAATTAGACGGTGGTGCAATGTTTGGTGTAGTGCCAAAAGTGATGTGGAATAAACTGAACCCAGCCGACGAAAATAATCTCTGCAGCTGGGCCATGCGTTGTTTATTGATAGAAGATGGCAACCGGTTGATCTTAATTGACAATGGTATTGGAGATAAGCAGGATGAGAAATTTCTTGGTCATTATTATTTGCATGGCGACGATACGTTAGACAAATCATTAGCCAAACATGGGTTTAGTAAAGATGATATTACCGATGTGTTTCTTACGCATCTGCATTTCGATCATTGCGGCGGTTCTATAAAACGTGAAGGCGATAAATTAGTCCCTGCTTTTAAGAATGCAACATTCTGGAGTAATGAACAACACTGGGAATGGGCCACAAAACCAAACGACAGGGAGAAAGCTTCCTTCTTAAAAGAAAATATATTGCCAATTGAAGAAAGCGGACAGTTGAAATTTATTGTGCCAGGTGAATCGCAGTTTCATCAATTATCTTCATCAGTATTCAATGAAAATATGTCTGTACGTTTTGTAAATGGTCATACCGAAAGTATGATGTTACCGCAGATCAACTATAATGGCAAGACCATTGTGTACATGGCTGATCTGTTACCTGCTGCTGCACATATTCCTATCCCTTATGTGATGGCTTATGATATGTTTCCGCTTACTACCTTGAATGAAAAGAAATCATTTCTGACAGAAGCAGTTGAGAACGACTACATCTTATTCTTTGAGCATGATCCGCAGATCGAGTGTTGTAATTTGCAAAAAACAGAGAAAGGCGTGAGAATGAAAGAAAGATTTAGATTGGATGAGATTTGA